Part of the Saccharomyces paradoxus chromosome XI, complete sequence genome, CAAACCAATAGACTTATCTGATccttttgattttcttttcgtcaAAAAAGGCATACTACAGTACGTTTGGTTCAAACCATTTTATTGCTTTGGTACATTGATATGCAGTGCATGGGAACTGCCCAAGttcgaaatatttttgaacatATTTTATAACATTTCAGTGACTTGGTCACTGTATAGTTTAGCACTATTTTGGAAGTGTCTTTATCCCGAATTAGCTCCTTATAAACCGTGGTTGAAATTTCTATGCGTTAAATTAATTATTTTTGCCTCTTACTGGCAGAGCATTATAATTCAGGCTCTAGTGGTTACAGGAAAGTTGGGTACAGGAAACCAAGATCGAATATCTGGATACGTATACAAAAATGGGCTCCTGTGTATAGAGATGGTCCCCTTTGCCATCTTACATTCGGTAGCTTTTCCCTGGAATAAATACACTGCAATTAGCATACCTTATGGGGCCAGGATGAAATTTATTTACGCGTTAAGGGATTTCCTTGGTTGTGGTGATCTAATATGGGATTTCAAACAAACTTTGTTTGTTGGACCCTTATACTATAACTATAGAAACTTCGACCCCGAGGCCATGGATCTATTGAGTACTAGACAGCAATCTGGTGCGACCATGGAAAGACTAAAACATGGTCTAAGATTTACTGATAATGGACGAAATAGTTATTGGGTGGAATATGGGAGTATACCCAACAAAGGACGTGTTCCGGAATCGATAGGAGAATCATGGGAAGATGATATTGCTGGTCAGAGAACTTTCCCTGAGGATCCAAATTATCCAGTCGTTCACGATTACACGATGGGCCATCGATATAGTAGAACAATGAATGATT contains:
- the HFL1 gene encoding Hfl1p (similar to YKR051W), with the translated sequence MDNKLLYWWLYWPCVYLSIIATIISLYTITRHLLNYRKPYEQRLSIRILLLVPIFSVSCASGIIKPEIAQFYVDPIREFYEAFVIYTFFTFLTLLLGGERNIITVLSLNHAPTRHPIPLVGRICKPIDLSDPFDFLFVKKGILQYVWFKPFYCFGTLICSAWELPKFEIFLNIFYNISVTWSLYSLALFWKCLYPELAPYKPWLKFLCVKLIIFASYWQSIIIQALVVTGKLGTGNQDRISGYVYKNGLLCIEMVPFAILHSVAFPWNKYTAISIPYGARMKFIYALRDFLGCGDLIWDFKQTLFVGPLYYNYRNFDPEAMDLLSTRQQSGATMERLKHGLRFTDNGRNSYWVEYGSIPNKGRVPESIGESWEDDIAGQRTFPEDPNYPVVHDYTMGHRYSRTMNDLRRDIQSRSSMAC